One region of Syntrophobacter fumaroxidans MPOB genomic DNA includes:
- a CDS encoding cytochrome ubiquinol oxidase subunit I, with protein sequence MDVLMLSRLQFAAATFFHFLFVPLTLGLSILIAVMETIYVRTGDEEYRNMARFWGKIFLINFAIGVVTGITLEFQFGTNWSRYSRYVGDIFGSLLAIEATVAFFLESTFIAVWALGWKRLSPKAHAATIWLVAVASNVSAFWILIANAWMQHPVGYTIRNGRAELTDFTAIVTQSFALNEIVHTLGAAYILTAFFMMGISAYHLLRKQHVAFFTRSFRMAVTFGLIFAVVEVVQGHMHGAEVARVQPAKLAAMEALWDTTAQAPQHLFLIPDEKNETNLAVFGTIPGALSMLAYHDPKATVKGLKDFPPEERPPVTLPFAAFRIMISLGFLFLFLTAYGWIRRDRLMESPRYLKLMLFAVPLPYLAIQAGWALAEVGRQPWVVYGVMKTADAVSKLSASQVWASFLGFIVVYTLLGIAAFTLIVSTARKGPETHPATAQ encoded by the coding sequence ATGGACGTCCTGATGCTTTCGAGGCTGCAATTTGCCGCTGCGACCTTTTTTCACTTTCTGTTCGTCCCTCTTACGCTGGGGCTTTCCATCCTGATCGCCGTCATGGAAACCATTTACGTTCGCACCGGCGACGAGGAATACAGAAACATGGCGCGTTTCTGGGGAAAGATTTTCCTCATCAATTTCGCCATCGGCGTCGTCACGGGCATCACGCTGGAATTCCAGTTCGGCACCAACTGGTCGCGGTATTCACGCTATGTGGGCGATATCTTCGGCTCGCTGCTGGCCATCGAGGCAACGGTGGCTTTCTTCCTGGAATCGACTTTCATCGCCGTGTGGGCGCTGGGATGGAAGCGGCTGTCGCCTAAGGCTCATGCGGCGACCATCTGGCTGGTTGCCGTCGCCTCCAACGTGTCGGCCTTCTGGATCCTGATCGCCAATGCCTGGATGCAGCACCCGGTCGGTTACACGATCCGCAACGGCAGGGCTGAATTGACCGACTTTACGGCGATCGTCACGCAGTCCTTCGCACTCAACGAAATCGTGCACACCCTGGGCGCGGCCTACATCCTCACCGCGTTTTTCATGATGGGAATCAGCGCTTATCATCTGCTGCGCAAGCAGCACGTCGCGTTTTTCACCAGGTCGTTTCGCATGGCGGTCACCTTCGGCTTGATTTTCGCCGTCGTCGAGGTGGTTCAGGGACATATGCACGGGGCGGAGGTGGCCAGGGTGCAACCCGCCAAGCTTGCCGCCATGGAGGCGCTCTGGGACACCACCGCGCAAGCGCCCCAACACCTTTTCCTCATCCCGGACGAGAAGAATGAAACCAATCTCGCAGTGTTCGGCACCATTCCGGGCGCTCTGAGCATGCTGGCCTATCACGATCCCAAGGCCACGGTGAAGGGCCTCAAAGACTTTCCTCCCGAGGAACGGCCGCCGGTCACGCTGCCCTTCGCGGCGTTCCGGATCATGATCTCTCTGGGCTTCCTGTTTCTTTTTCTCACCGCCTACGGCTGGATACGGCGAGACCGGCTGATGGAAAGTCCCCGGTACCTCAAGCTCATGCTGTTCGCCGTGCCTCTTCCCTACCTGGCCATCCAGGCCGGCTGGGCGCTCGCCGAGGTAGGACGCCAGCCCTGGGTGGTTTACGGGGTGATGAAAACCGCCGACGCCGTTTCCAAACTGAGCGCGTCGCAGGTCTGGGCCTCATTCCTCGG